GTTCGGCCTGCTGTGGATCGTTTACGGTATCGGCGTATTGCTGGTCTGCCTGGGGCCCGATGACCTGGAGGATGACGTGAACGCGTACACCGAGGCGGTCGCCATGGACGATCCATCGCGGCAGTGGCGCGTCGCGGCGCACTTCATGCCGGCGGCAGACGTGCCCGAAGACGCGGTCGAGCGTGCGCGCAGCGTCGCGGGCGCGGCCTTCGTCGAATCCAACCGGCGTATTTTCGCCGTGATGTTCTGGTTCGTCGTGCTGGGCCCGGCGGGCGCGGTGCTGTACCCCCTCGTGTCCATTCTCGCCCGGTCGCTGCCTGCCGAGGACGAGGACTCAGATGCTCCCCTGGACGAAGCGCGAGCGGATGGCGTGCGCCTCGCCGCGGGGCTGTGTGCCCTGCTGGAATGGCCATCGGCGCGGCTGGCAGCGCTCGGCTATGCGATTACCGGCAGTTTCGATCACGCCTTCGAGAGCCTGCGGCGCCTGTTCTGGGGCGAGACGAAAACGATGGACCAGAACACGCGTGAGTTGCTGATGCAGAGCGGCGCCGGCGCGGTGCGTCTCGACGAAATGCTCGACGACGAGGCTGACGCCTCCACGCTGAGCGCAATGTTCGCCACGGTCATCAATCACGTACACCGCAACATCATCGTGTGGATGACCTTCGTGGCGCTGTTCACCCTGGGCGGGTGGCTGGGATGAGCCCGCAGGCGGGCGTCACCGAGGTGCTGGAGGTCGATCTGCTGCGCCACGGCGAGCCGGTGGGTGGTCTGCGCTATCGTGGCGATGGGGTCGACGATCCGTTGAGCGAAACCGGCTGGCGGCAGATGTGGGCGGCGGTCGAAGGCGCGCCGGGCTGGGTCCGCATCGTAAGTTCGCCCATGCGGCGCGCGCATGCCTTTGCCGCTGCGTTGGCCGAACGGCTGGGGATTGCCTGCACCACCGATCCGCGTTTGCGCGAGGTCGGCATGGGCGCCTGGGAGGGGCTGACGCGCGAGCAGGTGCAGGCCGCCGACGCGCAGGCCTTCGCCGCCTATTACGCCAACCCGGTCGTCGGGCGTCCACCCGGCGCCGAATCGCTGGAGTCTTTGTGCCTCCGGGTCAACGCGGCGCTGGACGATCTGCGTGGTGACGGGCCGCTGCTGGTGGTGGCGCATGCGGGCGTGATGCGTGCGGCTATTGCGCGGGCGGTCGAAGGCTCGGCGGCGGCGATGATGCGAATCCCGGTGCCGTACGCGGGCATGACGCGCCTGCGGCGAGACGCACGTGGCTGGGCGCTGGTGGGGCATTCAATCGGATAACCCATCAGGCGAGAGCGCCTCGCCTGATGGGTTATCCGGGTTCAATCGTGTGATGCGCGTTCCGCGTGTGGTGGCAACGGGGCGTCTTGCGCGTATGATTGCACGCACTGACATCATTCATTCGCCGTCGGATTAACGATGCACTCGGCGCCGGGTCTATGTCCTGCGTCGTGCCTGGGCGCGATACGCCGAGAGTGTTCCGGTGCGCGTCTCGAAACGGTGATCTGCCGCGTGTCAGTCAGTTGATCGATAAATGAGATCGTTATGTCGCAACACCCCGCCGATAAACTGTCACTTACGCAACTTCTGGTTGCGCTGATTCGCGGTGCGGAACGCTTACCCATGCCGGTTCTGGTCAAGGATGACAGCCTGCGCTGGCGCTATGCGAATCGGGCGGCATGCGAGGCGTTTGGCATACCGCGGACAGGTTATCAACAGCGCAGCGATTTCGATCTGCTCGATTCCGAACTGGCGGCGCGGATGACCGAAGGCGCCCGCGCCGCGCTGGGTACGCGGGGCGTGACGGAATCGATCGAGCACATCGGCGAGCGCAGCCTGCGCATCTTCCGTTACCCGCTGTGTGTTGGCAGCCGGCCGGTCGGTCTGGTGACTGTCGCCCAGGAGATCACCGACCTGGAAGAGACGCGCATCGCCTTCGAACGTCAGCGCGATTTCTACATGGCGCTGTCCGATGTCAATCAGTCGATCATTCGCGCAGAAGCGGACCAGGCGGCCGTGGATGTCTACGACACCGTCTGCGACGTTATCGTGCAGCGCACGTCGGCGTTAATGGCGGTCATTGCCCGCGTCGATTATCGGCGCGGTATCGCCACGTTCGTCCAGCAGCGCGAAAAATCTACGGCTTTGCCAACGCTGCGCGGGATGGAAATTTCCCTGGACCCGACGCATCCACGCGGCGCCGGGCCGACGGCGCGCGCGATCCGCGAGAAGCGAATCGTGGTGGTCAACGATGTCGAACAGGACCCCGGCATGGCACCGTGGCGCAATCTTCATCGCGCGCACGGCGTGAAGTCCGCGATTGCGCTGCCGGTCACAGTGGATGGGCAGCAGGAACTGGCGCTGATCGTATATGCCGGCGCGCGCGGATTTTTCAGCCCCGAACTGATCAACCTGCTGCGTGAGATGGTGGACGACATCGGCTTCGCGCTGCGCTATCAACGCCAGGGCGAACGCCTGCGGCACATGGCATTGATGGACCCGCCGACCGGCCTGCCCAATCGCGCGCATTTTTTCGAGTGCGTGGATCGGATCGTGCGCGCCCCGAAGGCCGGGGCTTGCGCATTGATCCTGTTGGATGTCAATGATTTCAAGTTTTATAACAACCTGTTTGGCCACGAAACCGGTGACAGTCTGCTGGCGCTGACGGCCAATCGGGTCGCTGGGCTGGGAGACGACGCAGGCGTGGTCGGCCGCCTGGGGTCGAATGAGTTCGGACTGTTTTTCCCATACGACGGTGACTTCGATCCGGCGGCACAGTCGCGCCGCGTGCTCGGCGCGCTCGGTACGCCGTGCGACGTGGGCTGGGGTTCGCCGATCACGTTGAGCGTGGCGGGTGGTTATGCGCTATGCCCGCTACACGGTGTCAACGCCGACGCGCTGATGCGCCGTGCGAGCATGGCGTTGCGCGCCGTCAAGCAGGAAGGCGGCCATCAGCTGCGCAGTTATGTGCCGGAACTGGAAGAGAAACTGGATCACCGGCGCGAAGTACACGCGGAAATCGAACAGGCTCTTGACGAGGGGCGGATCGAACCCTGGTTTCAGCCGCAGGTCGATCTGCTGACCGGCGAGGTCGTCGGGCTGGAGGCCCTGGCGCGGCTGCGCACGGTAGACGGCCGCGTGATCGCGCCGGGCTGGTTCATCGATGTGATCGAGGCCGATGCGACGCTGATCCGCCGTCTGGGCTTGGCGATGCTTAACGGCGTCGGTATCCGCCTGCCGCAGCTCGACGCGATCGGGCTGAAGGTGCCCGTCGCCGTCAACATCGGCGCGCGTCATCTGCTGGCGCCAGGGTTCCAGGCCGATTTTGAGGGTCTGCTGGCGCGTCACCCGCAGTTGACTGGCCGGATCGAGATTGAAATTACCGAGGCGCAGAGCCTGCACGATCTGCCGCGCGCGAAGGATGTCTTGCAGCGGGTGCGCGAGCACGGCGTAGGCGTGGCGCTGGATGATTTCGGCACCGGTTATTCGTCCGTGGCGAATATGCGCAATCTGCCGTTGACTCTGGTCAAGCTCGACCAGGATTTTGTGCGAGACCTGCCGGCTTCGGTGGAGGATCAGGCCATCGTCAGCTCGGTCGTGGTCGCGGCCCGGGGGCTTGGCATGCGTCTGGTCGCGGAAGGCGTGGAGACGGACGAGCACGCCGAACTGCTGGGTGCGCTTGGCGTGACCCTGGTGCAGGGTTATGCGATCAGCCGTCCGCTGCCGCTGGCCGAACTCGGGCGCTGGGTCAGCGATTGGCAGCAGCCGGCGAATTGGTGCTCGTGGGCGCGCCCGATATCGCCGCAGGGCGATGCACTGCAATACCTGGGCGCCTGGTTCGGTTTGCGGCGCTGGCTGGCGCGCCCCGATCTCGGCGAGCCGCAATCGGTCAGTCTTTTTCGCGCACACCTGCACGAGGCTTCGAGTCCGGATTGCGCGCCGCCGCTGTCCGAGTTTCGCAGGCTGTTCGCTGATCTCAGCGCGCGGATTGCGGATGCGGTCGCCACGCGAGGCACCGAAGGCGTGCATCGGCGCGAACAGCTGCTGGCCGAAGTCGAGGCGATGGGGCGCATGATGCGACGCGCGGCCGGTCGCAACAGCCTCGTCGGCTGAGCCGCCGGTGTTCGCGCCCGGTCTATGCGGCAGATCGACTTCGTGCTGTGCTGGCGTCACGTGGCTGGCGGTTGGCACGGATTGATCGCACGCAGCCAGGGATCAATCGCCTTGATTAATCGCCTTTATCAATCGCCACCGGCATTCTGTCCGGAGCAGGGTGTCTCGGTCTCGTCCAGGTGTGATCCTCGGCGTCTGCCGCGGTACGGGCGCCGTGGCAAAATTTCCTGCTGATGCGGGCAGACGCCAAAGCTCCGATTCCGTAGAATGTGCGCTCCTTGTCACACCCACCACAGACATCCGTGAAAATCGAGATCCAGGCCCTGCTACAGTCCGCCGTCGATGCGCTTGCCGCACAGGGCATGATTCCTGCCGACGCCGTAATCACCGCGCCCCTGACCCGCACCAAGGACGCCAGCCATGGTGATTTTGCCTCCAGCGTCGCCCTGCAGCTCGCCAAGCCGGCGCGACGCAAGCCGCGCGAGCTGGCCGAGGCCATCGTCGCACGCCTCGGCAGCGATGCGCGCATCGCTCGGGTAGAGATTGCCGGACCCGGTTTCATCAATGTGTACCTGAGCGCCGCCGCGCGCCATGCTGCAATCGACGCGGTGCTGGAAGCGGGCGCGGCCTATGGCCGCAGTGCTATGGGCGCAGGCAAGCGCGTGCAGGTTGAGTTCGTTTCGGCCAACCCGACCGGTCCGCTGCACGTCGGCCACGGGCGCGGCGCGGCCTACGGCGCCGCCGTGGCCGATCTGCTCGCCGCAGCCGGTTATGACGTGCACCGCGAATATTACGTCAACGACGCCGGCCGGCAGATGAATATCCTCGCCGCCAGCGTCTGGCTGCGCTATCTGCAACGCTGCGGCGTCGAGTTGCCGTTCCCGGTCAATGGCTACAAGGGCGAGTACGTGCGCGACTACGCCGAGGCGCTGTTCGTGCAGGAAGGCGATGCCTGGGCCAGCACCCGCGCCGAAGTCCTCGATGGCCTGCCGCCCGACGAGCCCGCCGGCGGCGACAAGGAAGCACATATCGACGCACTCATCGGGCGCGCTCGCACCCTGCTTGGTGACAACCGCTACCGTTTTGTATTCGAGCTGGGCCTGAACCGCACCCTCGACGACATCCGCGCGGACCTGCGCGAATTCGGTGTCGAGTACGACGAATGGTATTCGGAGCACACGCTGTCCGAACGCGGGCTGGTGAACAAAGGCATCGAACGCCTGCGCGAGGCCGGCCACCTGTATGAGCACAACGGCGCGCTGTGGTTCCGCTCCACCACCTTTGGTGACGAGAAAGACCGCGTGATTCAGCGCGATAACGGTCAGACGACCTACTTTGCCTCCGACATCGCCTACCATCTCGACAAATTCGAGCGCGGTTTCGAGCGCGTGATCGACGTCTGGGGCGCCGATCACCACGGCTACATCCCACGGGTGAAGGCCGCGCTGAGCGCCATGGACCTCGACCCCGCCAGGCTCGACGTGCTGCTGGTGCAGTTCGCGATTCTCTATCGCGGTGGCGAGCGCGTGCAGATGTCCACGCGCTCCGGTTCCTTCGTCACGCTGCGCGAGTTGCGCGAGGAAGTTGGCAACGACGCTGCGCGCTTCTTCTACGTCATGCGCGCGTCCTCCCAGCATCTCGATTTCGACCTCGATCTCGCCAAGTCGCAGTCTTCCGACAACCCGGTGTACTACATCCAGTACGCGTACGCTCGTGTGTCCAGCGTCATGCGCCAGCTTGCCGAACGCGGGCTGAAACACGATCCGGCCAACGGCGCCATGCATCTGGAGCGCCTCGACACGGCGCACGAAGAGGCGTTGATCAACGCGCTGTCGCGCTATCCCGAATTAATCGAAACCGCCGCACAGGCCGCCGAACCGCATCAGGTTGCACAATTTCTGCGCGATCTCGCGCAGAATTTTCACACGTGGTACAACGCCGCACAGTTCATCGTCGAGGATGCAGATCTGCGCGACGCCCGTCTGAACCTGTGTCTTGCCACGCAACAGGTTCTGCGTAACGGCCTCACGCTGCTTGGCGTGAGCGCGCCCGAGACGATGTGAGCCGCCGATGCCCCGAGATTACAAGAAGCGCGCGCCGGCGAAGCGCAAAAAACCCGCTGCCAAAACCGGCATGCCCGGCTGGGCCTGGCTGAGCCTGGGTCTGGCGATCGGCCTGTTCGCCGGTTTTCTGTTCTATCTGAGCGAGCGTCCTGCACCGCCGACCCCGTCGTTGACGCTGCCGATCCAGAAGCCTGTCGTCAGGTCGGCGGAAAAGGCGGCGACGCCCAAACCAGCCCGTCCGCAGGGCGGCGGAACCGAGACCGCCAAGGACGCTGCGCCACCAAAGTTCGATTTTTACACCCTGCTGCCCAAGCTCGAAGTCGTGGTGCCGACAGGCAAGCCGCAGCCGGCCAAACCGATTCAGAACGCGCAACCGAAACCCTCCGCGCCGCCGCAGAAAATCGAAATTCCCGGCAGCTACATGCTGCAGACCGGCTCGTTCGGCACTTACGCCCAGGCCAACCGCATGAAGGCCAGCCTCGCGCTGTTGGGTTTCGTGGCGAACATTTCCCAGGTCGAGGTGGGTCTGGATACCTGGTATCGCGTACAGATCGGCCCGTTCCATGACCTCAAGAAACTCAACGCCGTGCGTGATGCGTTGAGCAGGCACAAGATCGACAGTCTGGCGCTGAAAATCAGCGGCTGAGGGGCTGTTGCAATCGGCATGGATCGGCAAACGCGTCCGACTGCATCAGGAGCAAGTATGAACGCAACGATACCAGGGCCGGATGGCAAGCCGCGCTGCCAATGGTGCAAAGCCGCACCGGAATTTTTCGCCTACCACGACGCCGAGTGGGGCTATCCGGTGGGCGACGACAGGCGCCTGTTCGAGAAAATCTGCCTGGAAGGATTTCAGTCGGGGCTGAGCTGGTGCACGATACTGGCCAAGCGCGAGAACTTCCGCGCGGTGTTTCACGGCTTCGATTTCAACAAGGTCGCGCTGTTCACCGAGCGCGATGTCGAACACCTGCTCAAGAATGCCGGCATCATCCGCCACCGCGGCAAGATCGAGGCGGTCGTCAACAATGCCCGACGTGCGCAGGAGATGGTTGCCAGGGAAGGTTCGCTGGCAGCGTTCTTCTGGCGCTACGAACCCGATCCGGCGCAGCTGCCCGTACCGCAGACCGTAACCACCTCGCCGGAATCCGTCGCCCTGTCCAAGGCATTGAAAAAGCTGGGCTGGAAGTTCGTCGGCCCGACGACGGCTTACGCCTTCATGCAGGCGATGGGGCTGATCAACGATCACGCCGAAGGCTGTGTGATTCGTGCGGAAGTCGAGAAGGCGCGAAGCGGATTCAAGCGGCCGTGATCGAAAGCTGCAGCCAATGCAGGTAGGCTTGCTCGTTTTCTGACAGACAAAACGCCCGCGTGCAGGACTCCGAACTTCTCCAACAGCTGCAAAGCCGCCTCGACGGGGT
This genomic stretch from Acidihalobacter ferrooxydans harbors:
- the ampE gene encoding regulatory signaling modulator protein AmpE; the encoded protein is MTLISLLIALVLERLVGSMTDFRRPALWLRYADGLDALLRRIGLRWGTLRLLLVLVVPVLLVGWFGEVLGSVLFGLLWIVYGIGVLLVCLGPDDLEDDVNAYTEAVAMDDPSRQWRVAAHFMPAADVPEDAVERARSVAGAAFVESNRRIFAVMFWFVVLGPAGAVLYPLVSILARSLPAEDEDSDAPLDEARADGVRLAAGLCALLEWPSARLAALGYAITGSFDHAFESLRRLFWGETKTMDQNTRELLMQSGAGAVRLDEMLDDEADASTLSAMFATVINHVHRNIIVWMTFVALFTLGGWLG
- a CDS encoding histidine phosphatase family protein; this encodes MSPQAGVTEVLEVDLLRHGEPVGGLRYRGDGVDDPLSETGWRQMWAAVEGAPGWVRIVSSPMRRAHAFAAALAERLGIACTTDPRLREVGMGAWEGLTREQVQAADAQAFAAYYANPVVGRPPGAESLESLCLRVNAALDDLRGDGPLLVVAHAGVMRAAIARAVEGSAAAMMRIPVPYAGMTRLRRDARGWALVGHSIG
- a CDS encoding EAL domain-containing protein codes for the protein MSQHPADKLSLTQLLVALIRGAERLPMPVLVKDDSLRWRYANRAACEAFGIPRTGYQQRSDFDLLDSELAARMTEGARAALGTRGVTESIEHIGERSLRIFRYPLCVGSRPVGLVTVAQEITDLEETRIAFERQRDFYMALSDVNQSIIRAEADQAAVDVYDTVCDVIVQRTSALMAVIARVDYRRGIATFVQQREKSTALPTLRGMEISLDPTHPRGAGPTARAIREKRIVVVNDVEQDPGMAPWRNLHRAHGVKSAIALPVTVDGQQELALIVYAGARGFFSPELINLLREMVDDIGFALRYQRQGERLRHMALMDPPTGLPNRAHFFECVDRIVRAPKAGACALILLDVNDFKFYNNLFGHETGDSLLALTANRVAGLGDDAGVVGRLGSNEFGLFFPYDGDFDPAAQSRRVLGALGTPCDVGWGSPITLSVAGGYALCPLHGVNADALMRRASMALRAVKQEGGHQLRSYVPELEEKLDHRREVHAEIEQALDEGRIEPWFQPQVDLLTGEVVGLEALARLRTVDGRVIAPGWFIDVIEADATLIRRLGLAMLNGVGIRLPQLDAIGLKVPVAVNIGARHLLAPGFQADFEGLLARHPQLTGRIEIEITEAQSLHDLPRAKDVLQRVREHGVGVALDDFGTGYSSVANMRNLPLTLVKLDQDFVRDLPASVEDQAIVSSVVVAARGLGMRLVAEGVETDEHAELLGALGVTLVQGYAISRPLPLAELGRWVSDWQQPANWCSWARPISPQGDALQYLGAWFGLRRWLARPDLGEPQSVSLFRAHLHEASSPDCAPPLSEFRRLFADLSARIADAVATRGTEGVHRREQLLAEVEAMGRMMRRAAGRNSLVG
- the argS gene encoding arginine--tRNA ligase, which codes for MKIEIQALLQSAVDALAAQGMIPADAVITAPLTRTKDASHGDFASSVALQLAKPARRKPRELAEAIVARLGSDARIARVEIAGPGFINVYLSAAARHAAIDAVLEAGAAYGRSAMGAGKRVQVEFVSANPTGPLHVGHGRGAAYGAAVADLLAAAGYDVHREYYVNDAGRQMNILAASVWLRYLQRCGVELPFPVNGYKGEYVRDYAEALFVQEGDAWASTRAEVLDGLPPDEPAGGDKEAHIDALIGRARTLLGDNRYRFVFELGLNRTLDDIRADLREFGVEYDEWYSEHTLSERGLVNKGIERLREAGHLYEHNGALWFRSTTFGDEKDRVIQRDNGQTTYFASDIAYHLDKFERGFERVIDVWGADHHGYIPRVKAALSAMDLDPARLDVLLVQFAILYRGGERVQMSTRSGSFVTLRELREEVGNDAARFFYVMRASSQHLDFDLDLAKSQSSDNPVYYIQYAYARVSSVMRQLAERGLKHDPANGAMHLERLDTAHEEALINALSRYPELIETAAQAAEPHQVAQFLRDLAQNFHTWYNAAQFIVEDADLRDARLNLCLATQQVLRNGLTLLGVSAPETM
- a CDS encoding SPOR domain-containing protein — translated: MPRDYKKRAPAKRKKPAAKTGMPGWAWLSLGLAIGLFAGFLFYLSERPAPPTPSLTLPIQKPVVRSAEKAATPKPARPQGGGTETAKDAAPPKFDFYTLLPKLEVVVPTGKPQPAKPIQNAQPKPSAPPQKIEIPGSYMLQTGSFGTYAQANRMKASLALLGFVANISQVEVGLDTWYRVQIGPFHDLKKLNAVRDALSRHKIDSLALKISG
- a CDS encoding DNA-3-methyladenine glycosylase I encodes the protein MNATIPGPDGKPRCQWCKAAPEFFAYHDAEWGYPVGDDRRLFEKICLEGFQSGLSWCTILAKRENFRAVFHGFDFNKVALFTERDVEHLLKNAGIIRHRGKIEAVVNNARRAQEMVAREGSLAAFFWRYEPDPAQLPVPQTVTTSPESVALSKALKKLGWKFVGPTTAYAFMQAMGLINDHAEGCVIRAEVEKARSGFKRP